A genomic segment from Blastococcus sp. PRF04-17 encodes:
- a CDS encoding pyridoxal-phosphate-dependent aminotransferase family protein produces the protein MPLRARTLLGPGPTNPYPEATVALGQPLLGHLDPVFLGILDETSDRLRQVFGTANRRTLPLSATGSAGMEAAFVNTVGPGDVVVVAVNGLFGQRMVEVASRCGAEVVPVEHEWGQPVDAARVLDAHPSPKLIAAVHAETSTGVRSDLQPLAEGKGDALLLADCVTSLGGIPVQLDEWGVDLAYAGTQKCLGVAPGLAPFTINDRAWERRIEKPQSWYLDLGLLGGYAGEAAGSGRTYHHTAPTGMVVSLHAGLGRILAEGLDAVHARHAEAGRLLHEGLTELGLELFAAEGHRLPELTTVNVPDGVDSAAVRKELLERYDLEIGGGVGAYAASVWRIGLMGPNAAPDKVALVLAALKETLRR, from the coding sequence ATGCCGCTGCGTGCCCGCACCCTGCTCGGTCCCGGCCCGACGAACCCCTACCCGGAGGCGACGGTCGCCCTCGGGCAGCCGCTGCTCGGGCACCTCGATCCGGTGTTCCTCGGCATCCTCGACGAGACGTCGGATCGCCTGCGGCAGGTCTTCGGAACGGCGAACCGGCGCACGCTGCCGCTGTCCGCGACCGGCTCCGCGGGCATGGAGGCGGCGTTCGTCAACACGGTCGGCCCTGGTGACGTCGTGGTGGTCGCGGTCAACGGGCTGTTCGGGCAGCGGATGGTCGAGGTCGCCTCGCGGTGCGGCGCCGAGGTCGTGCCGGTCGAGCACGAGTGGGGGCAGCCGGTCGACGCGGCGCGCGTGCTCGACGCCCATCCCTCGCCCAAGCTGATCGCCGCCGTGCACGCCGAGACCTCGACGGGCGTGCGCTCGGACCTCCAGCCCCTGGCCGAGGGCAAGGGCGACGCACTGCTCCTCGCCGACTGCGTGACCTCCCTCGGCGGCATCCCGGTGCAGCTGGACGAGTGGGGGGTCGACCTCGCCTACGCCGGGACCCAGAAGTGCCTGGGCGTCGCGCCGGGGCTCGCACCGTTCACCATCAACGACCGTGCCTGGGAGCGGCGGATCGAGAAGCCGCAGAGCTGGTACCTCGACTTGGGGCTCCTGGGCGGGTACGCGGGCGAGGCCGCCGGCTCCGGCCGCACGTACCACCACACCGCCCCCACCGGCATGGTCGTCTCGCTGCACGCCGGGCTCGGGCGGATCCTCGCCGAGGGGCTCGATGCCGTGCACGCCCGGCACGCCGAGGCCGGCCGGCTGCTGCACGAGGGGCTGACCGAGCTGGGGCTGGAGCTGTTCGCCGCCGAAGGACACCGCCTGCCCGAGCTGACGACGGTGAACGTGCCCGACGGCGTGGACTCCGCCGCCGTCCGCAAGGAGCTGCTCGAGCGGTACGACCTGGAGATCGGCGGCGGAGTGGGCGCCTACGCCGCGAGCGTGTGGCGGATCGGCCTGATGGGCCCCAACGCGGCCCCCGACAAGGTCGCCCTCGTGCTCGCCGCCCTGAAGGAGACCCTGCGGCGCTGA
- a CDS encoding caspase, EACC1-associated type produces the protein MTPVSATRKALIVATYEYTDAGLRRLAAPEHDAESLAAVLEDPGIADFDVTTLVNQPHHVVGEAIADFYADARRDDLTLLYFTGHGLKDDEGRFYLAMTNTRRSALMFTAISGAQLNDAMDESPSRRKVLVLDCCYSGAFPAGRTAKADEGVQTLERFQGKGRAVLTASDATQYAFEGDDLKGRGVTSVFTRYLVEAIRSGEADLDEDGDIALDELYSYVRERVVAEVPGQRPKKQEDVDGRILIARNVHWTLPDHLRHAIESPIAAQRLTAVEGLGHLHRTGNEVVRAAVRAELAALAADDSRSVSAAATEQLGRLGAAPSAPSVPAPRPYETPAVPVVAAAAPLARPDPPPPQAIPVRDAPPVEPRPVAPDPSPVVAGAPAPPPGAPAGRTRRWARPDRVLALVLLSALPLTLFRLLYFETSYPHTADSWTESTLPWTVFVVLPLVAAAGLLAARSRVGWALPVAAGLLLGAGLVLVEHALFWIFFFTYYRDSYTVGAALWFLVLGAVVVVAAAVVILSRPPLAGRPGARADWRVACALVVVACVLWFLASGPETHAPSYWLAVYEGTFLLGGAALAVTLLWLSSGQRVAALVGITLFGLWSVYWIVRELQTQDLGIEEPVLQTELIGVLLTLLACYAAQIGPARQPAATSPPSR, from the coding sequence GTGACCCCCGTGTCCGCGACCCGCAAGGCGCTGATCGTCGCGACCTACGAGTACACCGACGCGGGGCTGCGCCGGCTCGCCGCCCCCGAGCACGACGCGGAATCCCTGGCGGCGGTGCTCGAGGATCCCGGGATCGCTGACTTCGACGTCACCACGCTGGTCAACCAGCCGCACCACGTGGTCGGTGAGGCGATCGCGGACTTCTACGCCGACGCCCGGCGGGACGACCTGACGCTGCTCTACTTCACCGGGCACGGGCTCAAGGACGACGAGGGCCGGTTCTACCTGGCGATGACGAACACCCGCCGGTCGGCCCTGATGTTCACGGCGATCTCCGGCGCGCAGCTCAACGACGCGATGGACGAGTCACCGTCCCGGCGCAAGGTCCTGGTGCTCGACTGCTGCTACAGCGGCGCCTTCCCGGCCGGGCGGACCGCGAAGGCGGACGAGGGCGTGCAGACCCTCGAGCGGTTCCAGGGCAAGGGCCGCGCGGTGCTGACCGCCTCGGACGCGACGCAGTACGCCTTCGAGGGGGACGACCTGAAGGGCCGAGGTGTCACCTCGGTGTTCACCCGCTACCTGGTGGAGGCGATCCGCAGCGGCGAGGCCGACCTCGACGAGGACGGCGACATCGCCCTCGACGAGCTGTACAGCTATGTGCGCGAGCGGGTGGTCGCCGAGGTGCCGGGGCAGCGGCCCAAGAAGCAGGAGGACGTCGACGGCCGCATCCTCATCGCCCGTAACGTGCACTGGACGCTGCCCGACCACCTCCGGCACGCGATCGAGAGCCCGATCGCCGCGCAGCGGCTCACCGCGGTGGAGGGGCTCGGCCACCTGCACCGCACGGGCAACGAGGTGGTGCGGGCGGCGGTCAGGGCGGAGCTCGCCGCGCTGGCCGCTGACGACAGCCGGTCGGTGTCGGCGGCCGCTACGGAGCAGCTCGGGCGGCTCGGAGCGGCACCGTCCGCGCCCTCGGTGCCGGCGCCACGACCGTACGAGACACCCGCCGTGCCGGTGGTCGCGGCCGCGGCGCCGCTCGCCCGGCCGGATCCGCCTCCTCCGCAGGCGATACCCGTGCGCGATGCCCCGCCGGTCGAGCCCCGTCCGGTGGCACCCGACCCGTCGCCCGTCGTGGCCGGCGCTCCCGCGCCGCCACCGGGAGCGCCGGCCGGCCGCACCCGCCGGTGGGCGCGGCCGGACCGGGTGCTCGCGCTCGTCCTGCTGAGCGCGCTGCCGCTCACCCTGTTCCGGTTGCTGTACTTCGAGACGAGCTACCCGCACACGGCCGACAGCTGGACCGAGTCGACCCTGCCCTGGACGGTCTTCGTCGTCCTGCCGCTCGTCGCCGCCGCCGGCCTGCTGGCCGCGCGGTCGCGGGTGGGGTGGGCGCTCCCGGTGGCGGCCGGACTCCTCCTCGGCGCCGGGCTGGTGCTGGTCGAGCACGCCCTGTTCTGGATCTTCTTCTTCACCTACTACCGGGACAGCTACACGGTGGGCGCGGCGCTGTGGTTCCTCGTCCTGGGCGCCGTGGTCGTGGTGGCGGCGGCGGTGGTCATCCTGTCCCGGCCGCCGCTCGCTGGCCGGCCGGGCGCCCGCGCCGACTGGCGGGTGGCGTGCGCGCTCGTCGTCGTCGCCTGCGTGCTGTGGTTCCTCGCGTCGGGTCCGGAGACCCACGCGCCGTCCTACTGGCTCGCGGTCTACGAGGGCACGTTCCTGCTGGGCGGCGCGGCGCTGGCCGTGACCCTGCTGTGGCTCAGCTCGGGGCAGCGCGTCGCAGCGCTCGTCGGCATCACGCTCTTCGGCCTGTGGTCGGTCTACTGGATCGTGCGGGAGCTGCAGACGCAGGATCTCGGCATCGAGGAGCCGGTGTTGCAGACCGAGCTGATCGGCGTCCTCCTCACGCTGCTGGCGTGCTACGCGGCGCAGATCGGCCCGGCCCGGCAGCCCGCGGCGACGTCTCCGCCGTCCCGGTAG
- a CDS encoding effector-associated constant component EACC1 produces MEFLVALEPEPGTDPEDVERLGRQLRNELRALDVDDVAVLDGGPPPEGSKSGTAALLTEWLVTLSAGGGVLVTVIGTLKEWLSRRGAAHKVTVTIDGDTLELSNATDDERAALVETFVRRHQPA; encoded by the coding sequence GTGGAGTTCCTCGTGGCCCTGGAACCGGAGCCCGGCACCGACCCGGAGGACGTCGAACGGCTCGGCCGGCAGCTCCGCAACGAGCTGCGCGCCCTCGACGTCGACGACGTCGCCGTGCTCGACGGTGGGCCGCCGCCGGAGGGCTCGAAGTCGGGGACCGCGGCCCTGCTCACCGAGTGGCTGGTGACGCTGAGCGCCGGCGGCGGGGTGCTCGTGACGGTGATCGGAACGCTCAAGGAATGGCTGTCGCGGCGCGGCGCCGCCCACAAGGTCACGGTCACCATCGACGGCGACACCCTCGAGCTGAGCAACGCCACCGACGACGAGCGGGCCGCACTCGTCGAGACCTTCGTCCGACGCCATCAGCCGGCGTGA
- the aspS gene encoding aspartate--tRNA ligase — protein sequence MHRHGFAEVETPNLTRSTPEGARDFVVPVRLQPGKWYALPQSPQLFKQLLMIGGLERYYQIARCFRDEDFRADRQPEFTQLDFEMSFVERDDVLAVAEDVVRALWRELASYEVPDIPRMTYREAMDRFGSDKPDLRFGIELTELTSYFADTPFRVFQAPYVGAVVMPGGGSQPRRAFDAWQDWAKSRGARGLAYVTIGEDGELGGPVAKNISDTERAGLVAAVGASPGDCVFFAAGARRSSQELLGAARNEIARRLELIEPGSWSFLFVVDFPMFEETEDGSWTFMHHPFTSPTPEWRETFADDKGAALSDAYDMVINGNEVMSGSVRIHDAALQERVFETLGMSREEARERFGFFLEAFAYGPPPHAGAALGWDRLSALLSGVESIREVIAFPKTGAGFDPLTGAPTPITDAQRKEAGIDAKPEEPPLPGEPGAPGPTNPAH from the coding sequence ATGCACCGGCACGGGTTCGCCGAGGTGGAGACCCCGAACCTGACCCGGTCGACGCCCGAGGGCGCGCGCGACTTCGTCGTCCCCGTCCGGCTGCAGCCGGGCAAGTGGTACGCGCTGCCGCAGTCGCCGCAGCTGTTCAAGCAGCTGCTCATGATCGGCGGGCTCGAGCGGTACTACCAGATCGCACGCTGTTTCCGGGACGAGGACTTCCGCGCCGACCGGCAGCCCGAGTTCACCCAGCTCGACTTCGAGATGAGCTTCGTCGAGCGCGACGACGTCCTGGCCGTCGCGGAGGACGTCGTCCGGGCGCTGTGGCGGGAGCTGGCCTCCTACGAGGTGCCCGACATCCCGCGGATGACCTACCGCGAGGCGATGGATCGCTTCGGGTCGGACAAGCCCGACCTGCGGTTCGGCATCGAGCTGACCGAGCTGACGTCGTACTTCGCGGACACACCGTTCCGGGTGTTCCAGGCGCCCTACGTCGGCGCGGTCGTCATGCCCGGCGGCGGCTCGCAGCCGCGGCGGGCGTTCGACGCGTGGCAGGACTGGGCCAAGTCGCGCGGCGCCCGAGGCCTGGCCTACGTGACCATCGGCGAGGACGGCGAGCTCGGCGGGCCGGTCGCCAAGAACATCTCCGACACCGAGCGCGCCGGGCTCGTGGCGGCCGTCGGGGCTTCGCCGGGTGACTGCGTGTTCTTCGCGGCCGGGGCCCGGCGGTCCTCGCAGGAGCTGCTGGGCGCCGCACGCAACGAGATCGCCCGCCGGCTGGAGCTGATCGAGCCGGGCTCGTGGTCGTTCCTGTTCGTCGTCGACTTCCCGATGTTCGAGGAGACCGAGGACGGCTCCTGGACGTTCATGCACCACCCGTTCACCTCGCCCACCCCCGAGTGGCGGGAGACGTTCGCCGACGACAAGGGTGCGGCGCTCTCGGACGCCTACGACATGGTGATCAACGGCAACGAGGTGATGAGCGGCTCGGTGCGTATCCACGACGCCGCGCTGCAGGAGCGGGTGTTCGAGACCCTCGGCATGTCCCGCGAGGAGGCCCGCGAGCGGTTCGGGTTCTTCCTGGAGGCGTTCGCCTACGGCCCGCCGCCGCACGCCGGTGCCGCCCTGGGCTGGGACCGCCTGTCGGCGCTGCTGTCGGGCGTCGAGTCGATCCGCGAGGTCATCGCCTTTCCCAAGACCGGTGCCGGTTTCGACCCCCTGACCGGTGCGCCGACGCCGATCACCGACGCGCAGCGCAAGGAGGCCGGCATCGACGCGAAACCGGAGGAGCCGCCGCTGCCCGGTGAGCCGGGGGCGCCGGGGCCCACGAACCCCGCGCACTGA
- a CDS encoding aldo/keto reductase, with the protein MEQRPLGRTGADVSVVGLGTWQLGGDWGDVDDDAAAEVLDAALDAGVTILDTADVYGDGRSEERIRKALAPRSERPFVATKAGRRADPFEAEQYTPENLRAWIDRSRRNLGVDTLDLVQLHCPPSAVYSDQRVYDTLDDLVDTGAIAAYGVSVETVAEGLTALEHPNVQTIQVILNVFRRKPLEQLLPAAQQAQVGILARVPLASGLLSGKYDEHTTFPADDHRNYNRHGEAFDVGETFSGVPFDVGVAAAREVAEIAGDAVPTAAFALRWVIDQPGVTTVIPGARNVTQVRGNVAAATLAPLTDSQLSDLERVYDERIRAHVHDRW; encoded by the coding sequence ATGGAGCAGCGACCGCTCGGACGGACCGGGGCCGACGTGTCGGTCGTCGGGCTGGGCACCTGGCAGCTCGGCGGCGACTGGGGGGACGTCGACGACGACGCGGCCGCCGAGGTCCTCGACGCCGCCCTGGACGCCGGGGTGACGATCCTCGACACCGCCGACGTCTACGGGGACGGCCGCTCGGAGGAGCGGATCCGCAAGGCGCTGGCACCACGGTCGGAGCGGCCGTTCGTGGCGACCAAGGCGGGTCGGCGCGCCGATCCCTTCGAGGCCGAGCAGTACACGCCGGAGAACCTCCGCGCCTGGATCGACCGGTCCCGCCGGAACCTCGGCGTCGACACCCTCGACCTCGTGCAGCTGCACTGCCCGCCGTCGGCCGTCTACTCCGACCAGCGGGTCTACGACACCCTCGACGACCTCGTCGACACCGGTGCGATCGCCGCCTACGGCGTGTCCGTCGAGACCGTGGCCGAGGGGCTGACCGCCCTGGAGCACCCGAACGTGCAGACGATCCAGGTCATCCTCAACGTGTTCCGCCGCAAGCCGCTCGAGCAGCTGCTGCCGGCCGCGCAGCAGGCCCAGGTAGGCATCCTGGCCCGTGTGCCGCTCGCCAGCGGCCTGCTGTCCGGCAAGTACGACGAGCACACGACGTTCCCCGCCGACGACCACCGCAACTACAACCGCCACGGCGAGGCCTTCGACGTGGGCGAGACCTTCTCGGGGGTGCCGTTCGACGTCGGTGTCGCCGCCGCCCGCGAGGTGGCCGAGATCGCCGGGGACGCCGTGCCGACCGCGGCGTTCGCGCTGCGTTGGGTCATCGACCAGCCCGGCGTGACCACGGTGATCCCGGGCGCCCGCAACGTGACGCAGGTCAGGGGCAACGTCGCGGCGGCGACGCTGGCTCCCCTCACCGACTCCCAGCTCAGCGATCTCGAGCGGGTGTACGACGAGCGCATCCGCGCCCACGTGCACGACCGCTGGTAG